A segment of the Vagococcus hydrophili genome:
CGACAGAGAGCTTCATGACTTATTTTAATGATAAAATTGTTCCAATTCCGAGTGAATTAAAAGAACGTTTTTTCTTAACGAGTTTTTGTTCTCACTTATTTTGTCAGCTTTTTTCTGATATTCAAGTGGATATTGATGGTCATACTATTTTCCGTGATATGGAATCAGATTATCCTAATTTAAAGAAAAAATTATCTCATTCACTTAAAGAGTTACACGAGTTAACGAATGAAAAACTCTTTTTGCAGGAAGACTTCTTGCTTCAAAAATACGTTCAACTCTTCTCATCTATTGAAGCGTTGACATATTATGAACCTAAGATACCTGTTTTTCTTGATTCTGATTTACCTTATCTTGTGAAAAATAATATTCGTGATCAAATTACGAATCGGTTTAAATATGATTTTAATGTTCAATTTGTTACCAAAGATGAGGCTGATGAAGCTGTCTTAGTTTTAACCAATATTCCTAATATGTTAGAGGAAGAGTTACGTTTTTCTCATAAAGTTCATTTGTTTGATTTTCCCTTTAATCAAAGAGATTTTATGGAAATAGAAAGAAAGTTAAGAGCCATTGCGCAAACAATTTCAGATGAAAAGAAGAGGTTGTAAAAAAAGCTGATCGCTAATGATCAGCTTTTTTATTTGGTGTATCACGAATAAAATCAATACTTGAAAATCTGTTAAAGAAAACTTCGCCTCTTTTTTTGAACCAATCTCTCAAAATAAATAACCAAAAGATTCCCCAAACAAAGAAGGTTAATAAAAATAAACCAATCTGTAATGCTAAAGCGTATGGATTGGTAAATTCCTTTGTACTAGCAATTAAAGAAAATTGACTAAGAACAGATGGTGTATAAATCAGGATAAATCGGTGACTTAGCCGAAGTAAAGGTAAGGATGATGGGAGCATGATTTTAATCTTAACTAATTTACCACCAAGCGTTTGTCCCTTCCAAATACGTGGTAAAATCACAATAAAGAAAAAGACACTCACTGTATTAAATATAAATAAATGTTCACCATGAAATAAAAGGCCTGAGAATAAAGAACCGATAAATCTGGCAATCATCATGCTCACAAATATTTCAATCAGTTGGGCACCGTAGGAAGCAATTTTATTATGATTATAGAGAATATCTTTTTGTTCAATCTGCTCACGGCTAGGAATTAAGAATAAAAGAATGGGAGCCGTGAAGAATCCAATCATTCCTCCTAGAGTGTTCATTAATAAATCATCTACGTCAAACAAACGATAAGGATAAGCGTAATACCCAAATAAAGCTGTAAGTTGTGATACTTCAAAAAAGAGCGTCATCGAGAAAGTCAGAAGGAGTGCTAAATACCACTTACTAGCTTTTTTAAAGAAAAATCTCAAATAAACACCTAAAGGAAATAGTAAAGCAATATTAAAAAAGACTTCTAAAAAGGTAAATGATTTAAAAAGAGTTAAGTAGGTTTTAGGACTACTCGGATTAAACCCTTTAACTTGTTGGAAATTGTTTATCATATTAAAAGGTTTTAACTGGGTAAAGACATGATCCTTAAATTCTAGTGTATTGTTGCGCTCTTTAGGTAGTGGTAGGCTAACTAAAAAGAAGGCTGTCAAACAATAATAGATGAAACTAAAGAAAATTAAGTTACGCCAAAAACTGAAGTAGCCGTGTTTTCGGTATTGATAAATAGTCCAGGGAACGGTTCCGATGAAAGCAATAATAGCAAAAGCAAAAAATGCCGAGGACAGTGGAACAGCATATGATGGCATGTTTTGTTACCTCCTTTTTTTATTTTAGTATAAAGGAAAATAAGGAGATAACCAATTATAAATCAGTGATATCAACTAACAATTTTGTAAGACAATAAGAGAGGTGAAAATGGCGCTTAGCTCCGAGCAACTGGAGGAAGTAAAAAATAATTCGCGCCTTTTGAATTAATTTTTATTTTTGAAGTTGCCGAAGGAGTTGCTATTTGAAGCGGGACTACAAAGAGAGGTGAAAATGGCGCTTAGCTCCGAGCAACTGGAGGAAGTAAAAAATAATTCGCGCCTTTTGAATTAATTTTTATTTTTGAAGTTGCCGAAGGAGTTGCTATTTGAAGCGGGACTACAAAGAGAGGTGAAAATGGCGCTTAGCTCCGAGCAACTGGAGGAAATAAAAAATAAGAGGCAGACGTTTAAGTCAGCCTCTTACTCGTTAATTATTAAAACGATTCATGTGATGACGACCATTGCCACGACCGTTTTGGCCATTATGGCAGTTGTTATTACTTTTTGAATTATTATTAGTTGTCATATTTTCATCATAATAATCACAGTTTTCATTGTGATAGCCTTTTTTTTCACCATCACAATAAAAGTTACCGTCACTCATCTTGTGATTTTCTCTTTGACAGTAAGTATTATTCCTCTCATTTGTTGTTACCGTCTTTGGTTCAGAATTAGTTGTAGCTGTTGTTGACGCTAGAGTGATTGTTCCAGCAATTAAAAACAAACCAATGACACTGATTAAACTTGCTAAGATAATTTTCTTTTTCATCTTATACCTCCTATTAATATTTGATATAGTAAGTATATAAAACAAATATGGCAGAATTATGTCATAAAACAAATTAGGAGAAAATAATGAAAATATTAATTGTGGAGGATAATAACTCTTTAAGAGAGATGTTGTCGCGGTTTTTAAGAAAAGAAAAATATGAGGTAATTGAAGCAAGTACTGGCGAAATGGGACTTGAACTAACTAAAATCCAAAAGTTTGATTTAGTGTTACTTGATATTATGTTACCAGGCATAGACGGGTTTGAAGTTTGCCGTCAGATAAGGTCAGATTCAATGATTCCAATTATTATGATTACAGCTAAAAGTGAGGATCATGATAAAATTTTAGGGTTAGATGTAGGAGCAGATGACTACATGGTAAAGCCTTTTTCACATCAAGAAGTTACGGCAAGGATTAGAGCGATAATGAGACGAATTGAACCAAAGAAAGAAAAAAGAGAAAAATATACGGGATTAGAAGTAGATGAAACTAACTATAGTCTTAAATTGTTTAGTGAATCAATTCACTTAACAAAAAAAGAATTTGAAGTATTGTATCACTTTGTCCAGTACCCTAATCAATTATTTACAAGAGATCACCTACTCGATAGTGTCTGGGGGATGGATTACTATGGTGATTTTAGAACAGTCGATAGTCATATTAAAAGATTGCGTGAAAAGTTGAAAACAGAAAAAGAAACCAATTGGCAAATTAAGACAATTTGGGGTAAAGGTTATTTATTTGAGGTGAAGAATAAATGATGTCTAAAAAAATAATGACTCGACTAATCAGAAACTATACTTTGCTATTAATGTTGTTTTCATTGGTTATTTTATTTGTTTTTTTTAGTTTATTAAATCGACAAGCAACCGACATTCATAAGGAACAGTTAATAGAACAAGGGGATATTATTGCTAAAAATATTATGGAAGATGAATTGGTTTCTAAAGAAACGGATGATGATATGGGAAGCCACAGCCGAAGAATGAGAAATCGAAATCATATGATGACAAGTAACTCCTATTTAAATTTAATTAGTAGCCTGTCCACAGACGAAATTTTTATAGTAGATACAAAAGGAGATTCATTGATTAGCGGACATATGATGGATGAAGAACCTAAGGAATTAGATGATGATGGTCGGGCTATTTTAAATGTCGTACTAAAAAGCCAAGAACCGACTTATTTAGATCAAGAAATTAAACAAAAGGGTTATGGTGTTCCATTATTTGATAATGAGGGAACTATTTACGGTAGTGTAATTGCTATATCGACTAAAGAAAATACGGTGACCCAATCTCTAAAAGATTACCGGATACTTATCTGGAGTATTTTGATTGCACTTTTAATTGCGATAATTATTTCGATTTACTTAGCAAGAAGTTTTGTTAAGCCCATTTATCAAATGGCTGATTTTACTGAAATGTTAATTCAAAATGACTATCAGCAGGATTTAGATATAAAAACAAAAGATGAGTTAGCGGCGCTCGGAAGTAAGCTTTTGATTCTCTCTGATCGTTTGGCAATTGCTCAAAAGGAACAAGAAAATAAAGAGAAGAGTCAAAAATTATTCCTATCCCAAATTTCTCATGAATTAAGAACGCCTGTCATGGTTATCAAAAATTCTTTAGAAATATTGGGAGATAATTTTTTAAATGAAAATGAACGTCAAGATTATATTAAACAACTTTTAAAAGAAACAGACCAGTTAAATGTTCTTGTAAATGATCTATTAGAGTTAAGTCATTTACAATCAACTGAGTTTTCAATAAAAAAAGAGGAACTACATTTAAAAGACGTGCTTGATGACAGTGTTCGTTCGCTAAGACAACAAATGGGTGACTCTAATAAGATTATAGTTGTCAATCATCTGAATAGTGCTGATATTTATCAGGGAGATTATCAGCGCTTACTTCAATTGGTTAGAATTTTATTAGATAATGCCTTGAAATATAGCCCTGAAAATGAGAAAGTAAATTGTTCATTAATTCGAACGAAAAAAGGGTATGAGCTTGAAATAAAAAATACCTCTCTTGAACAAATTGAAGAAGAAGAGAGTGCGAGATTCTTTGAGGCATTCAATAGAGGTCAATTTAATCAGGTAGAAGGTCATGGTTTAGGTCTTACGATTGCTAAACAAATTGTTGCTAGACACCAAGGAACAATTAATTTTAAGGTTGTAAATTCGAAAGAGGTACAAGTCCAAATAATACTAACTGACTAAAAAAGGTAGGGAAAAAGTAGAGAGTTATAAAAAAAGTTTAATAATAGGAAAAGAATAAATCAAAGTCTTTAATTTATGTAGCATTTACAGTATACTTGTAAATTGATACGTTATGAGTTTAAAAAGACTGTTATTCATTTTTAGAATAACCAAACAAATGGAGGATTATAGTAATGTGTGGATTTGTAGGATATATTAATCACCCAAATACAGCGTCTGAAACGCTTAAAAAAATGACAGATAGAATAGTACATAGAGGCCCAGATGATGAAGGTTTTTATCAAGACGACTTCATTTCAATGGGATTTAGAAGATTATCAATTATTGACTTAGACCATGGTGCTCAACCAATGAGTAATCAAGATGACACG
Coding sequences within it:
- a CDS encoding VanZ family protein; amino-acid sequence: MPSYAVPLSSAFFAFAIIAFIGTVPWTIYQYRKHGYFSFWRNLIFFSFIYYCLTAFFLVSLPLPKERNNTLEFKDHVFTQLKPFNMINNFQQVKGFNPSSPKTYLTLFKSFTFLEVFFNIALLFPLGVYLRFFFKKASKWYLALLLTFSMTLFFEVSQLTALFGYYAYPYRLFDVDDLLMNTLGGMIGFFTAPILLFLIPSREQIEQKDILYNHNKIASYGAQLIEIFVSMMIARFIGSLFSGLLFHGEHLFIFNTVSVFFFIVILPRIWKGQTLGGKLVKIKIMLPSSLPLLRLSHRFILIYTPSVLSQFSLIASTKEFTNPYALALQIGLFLLTFFVWGIFWLFILRDWFKKRGEVFFNRFSSIDFIRDTPNKKADH
- a CDS encoding response regulator transcription factor: MKILIVEDNNSLREMLSRFLRKEKYEVIEASTGEMGLELTKIQKFDLVLLDIMLPGIDGFEVCRQIRSDSMIPIIMITAKSEDHDKILGLDVGADDYMVKPFSHQEVTARIRAIMRRIEPKKEKREKYTGLEVDETNYSLKLFSESIHLTKKEFEVLYHFVQYPNQLFTRDHLLDSVWGMDYYGDFRTVDSHIKRLREKLKTEKETNWQIKTIWGKGYLFEVKNK
- a CDS encoding sensor histidine kinase yields the protein MSKKIMTRLIRNYTLLLMLFSLVILFVFFSLLNRQATDIHKEQLIEQGDIIAKNIMEDELVSKETDDDMGSHSRRMRNRNHMMTSNSYLNLISSLSTDEIFIVDTKGDSLISGHMMDEEPKELDDDGRAILNVVLKSQEPTYLDQEIKQKGYGVPLFDNEGTIYGSVIAISTKENTVTQSLKDYRILIWSILIALLIAIIISIYLARSFVKPIYQMADFTEMLIQNDYQQDLDIKTKDELAALGSKLLILSDRLAIAQKEQENKEKSQKLFLSQISHELRTPVMVIKNSLEILGDNFLNENERQDYIKQLLKETDQLNVLVNDLLELSHLQSTEFSIKKEELHLKDVLDDSVRSLRQQMGDSNKIIVVNHLNSADIYQGDYQRLLQLVRILLDNALKYSPENEKVNCSLIRTKKGYELEIKNTSLEQIEEEESARFFEAFNRGQFNQVEGHGLGLTIAKQIVARHQGTINFKVVNSKEVQVQIILTD